A window of the Penaeus monodon isolate SGIC_2016 unplaced genomic scaffold, NSTDA_Pmon_1 PmonScaffold_78, whole genome shotgun sequence genome harbors these coding sequences:
- the LOC119571754 gene encoding uncharacterized protein LOC119571754, protein MNQSRRFVRCLVNGGESGLACVESDTAKLLVPRSLVDLSLPEVDVWVINDQGAPDSGVNLEDVGSFFGDSRGAFGVASPTPVDDGSEPDVLMASFEDHFDFTYGFNDLATTRMTGAAVVPRVDLAHLSSVQREQLMQVLDCYPDLFNEGLPPGVVPHMKHKIKTTDDQPVHVKQWRLPESTRQYIRAECDKMLADGVIELSCSPWLAPTVLVKKNDGTTRFCVDYRVLNA, encoded by the exons ATGAACCAGAGCC GGCGATTCGTGCGATGTCTTGTGAATGGCGGGGAAAGCGGACTGGCTTGTGTTGAGAGCGACACAGCCAAGCTCCTGGTACCTCGTTCGTTGGTGGACCTCTCCCTACCGGAGGTTGACGTTTGGGTCATCAACGATCAGGGAGCTCCG GATTCCGGCGTCAACCTGGAAGATGTGGGCTCATTCTTCGGGGATAGTCGGGGAGCTTTTGGCGTGGCTTCCCCGACTCCAGTCGATGATGGAAGCGAACCAGATGTTCTGATGGCGAGCTTCGAGGACCATTTCGATTTTACATATGGATTTAACGACTTGGCTACAACACGGATGA CAGGGGCGGCTGTCGTTCCCCGGGTGGATCTTGCTCACCTGTCGTCAGTTCAGCGTGAACAGCTCATGCAGGTACTTGATTGTTACCCAGATCTGTTTAACGAAGGGCTGCCTCCGGGTGTGGTGCCACACATGAAGCATAAGATCAAAACCACGGACGACCAACCTGTCCATGTGAAACAATGGCGCCTCCCGGAGAGTACGCGGCAGTATATTCGTGCAGAGTGCGACAAGATGCTTGCAGACGGGGTGATCGAGCTTTCTTGTTCCCCATGGCTCGCTCCCACTGTGCTTGTGAAAAAGAATGATGGTACGACACGATTCTGCGTCGACTACCGTGTCTTGAACGCGTAA